A DNA window from Loxodonta africana isolate mLoxAfr1 chromosome 7, mLoxAfr1.hap2, whole genome shotgun sequence contains the following coding sequences:
- the LOC100676866 gene encoding olfactory receptor 5P76-like, translated as MDYLVDGNHTAVTGFILLALTEDPTLRVVLFMVILCIYLVTIYGNLSTIILIRISSQLHHPMYFFLSHLALTDIGLSSSVTPNMLINFLVETNTITCLGCGIQHGSAAFFGTVEFFLLAAMAYDRFVAICNPLLYSMKMSTQVCDQLFSVAYVVELSCSDVSIPAVVPSFSAGSIIMVTLLIIATSYIYILITILKMPSTQGRHKAFSTCTSHLTAVTLYYGTVTFIYVMPKSGYSTDQKKVVSEFYMVVIPMLKPLIYSLRNNEIKAALRRQLGRKIFS; from the exons ATGGATTACCTGGTGGATGGGAACCACACTGCAGTGACAGGGTTCATTTTATTGGCCTTAACAGAAGATCCTACTCTTCGGGTCGTCCTCTTCATGGTCATCCTTTGTATCTATCTTGTGACCATATATGGCAATCTCAGCACAATCATTCTGATCAGAATCTCTTCTCAGCTCCATCatcctatgtattttttcctgagcCACTTGGCTTTGACTGACATAGGGCTTTCATCCTCTGTCACACCCAATATGCTTATAAACTTCCTGGTGGAGACAAATACAATCACCTGTCTTGGATGTGGGATCCAACATGGATCAGCTGCTTTCTTCGGGACAGTTGAGTTCTTTCTTCTGGCtgccatggcctatgatcgctttGTAGcaatctgcaacccactgctttaTTCAATGAAAATGTCCACGCAAGTCTGTGATCAGTTATTCTCTGTGGCTTATGTAG TTGAACTTTCCTGTTCTGATGTCAGTATCCCTGCAGTGGTCCCCTCATTTTCTGCTGGCTCCATTATTATGGTCACACTGTTAATCATAGCCACCTCCTACATCTACATCCTCATCACCATCCTGAAGATGCCCTCCACCCAGGGCCgccacaaggccttctccacctgcaccTCCCACCTCACTGCAGTCACTCTGTACTATGGGACAGTTACATTCATTTATGTGATGCCCAAGTCCGGCTACTCTACTGACCAGAAGAAGGTGGTGTCTGAGTTTTACATGgtggtgatccccatgttgaaACCCCTCATCTACAGTCTCAGGAATAATGAGATTAAGGCTGCTCTCAGGAGACAGCTGGgtaggaaaatattttcttag